In Colletotrichum higginsianum IMI 349063 chromosome 3, whole genome shotgun sequence, a genomic segment contains:
- a CDS encoding Bin/amphiphysin/Rvs domain for vesicular trafficking, giving the protein MRKTFRLLAGVKPARYLEPGTPTGLTGLWTHNSPRSTLLYLYNTTLEKLKTVPESSLYRQSVEALTKHRLGLVEATEPAGYAEWQKRAEQIVKEKPEQFRLVSGRVDGSGARTVKLGNRTFIVATQHDAQDVRVEEWDGEKDEGGTLEGPRTEAERKDHQLLADRKDLNDIAKVQWEPEPQLTADQISELENKIGAGLIEEVIEVAESELKLVDVMTQAKVWEDLEEKPVEGQWTYFERKSA; this is encoded by the exons ATGCGAAAGACATTTCGCCTGCTCGCGGGCGTGAAGCCTGCTCGCTACCTCGAACCCGGCACCCCGACAGGCCTTACTGGCCTTTGGACACACAACAGCCCCCGGTCGACCCTGCTTTACCTGTACAACACCACCCTCGAGAAACTCAAGACGGTCCCCGAGTCCTCTTTGTACCGCCAATCCGTGGAAGCCCTTACGAAGCACCGCCTTGGTCTTGTCGAAGCGACGGAACCCGCCGGATACGCCGAGTGGCAGAAGAGAGCCGAGCAGATCGTCAAGGAGAAGCCCGAACAATTCCGCCTCGTCAGTggccgcgtcgacggcagcggcgcccGGACAGTGAAGCTCGGCAACCGAACGTTTATCGTAGCCACCCAACACGACGCTCAAGACGTCCGTGTCGAGGAGTgggacggcgagaaggacgagggTGGCACCCTCGAGGGCCCCCGTACCGAGGCGGAGCGCAAGGATCATCAGCTGCTTGCTGACCGCAAGGACCTCAACGACATCGCCAAGGTTCAATGGGAGCCTGAACCTCAGTTGACGGCGGACCA GATTTCTGAACTTGAGAACAAGATTGGAGCTGGCCTCATTGAGGAGGTTATCGAGGTTGCCGAGAGCGAGCTGAAGCTCGTGGATGTGATGACGCAGGCAAAGGT GTGGGAGGACTTGGAAGAGAAGCCTGTCGAGGGCCAGTGGACCTACTTCGAACGCAAGTCTGCGTAA
- a CDS encoding Amino-acid acetyltransferase, mitochondrial translates to MRAPVLKQASNLVARAPFAIDSYSPPNCRLYHRPRLGTHQEEALQNALSAVRHSSSSKARERKRAEDRFQDFIVSVLEASATRRDAKGYLQKYAPQSGDGASKKRKADELPGAADQSYSSIRVVNQAPKFIQGSDSKVETTVPLDEPINLAIVKIRLPQDIDDDMLSAIAKTLTQLRKLGLVSLIVLDGGPASNRKLLREQSWRAQQAVETFGEPGCILLDQCVADAESHTLQTQGFMPSGVYVQHPHLLIRALQDNAIVIVPPVTMAHDLKSIDVVDADETIVALTKYFCGLQFNASNQPIGSLGSNFSPGVKVASVEKVIILDPAGGTPLSDVHDDSCHRYINLEQEFEGIMYGLTHPSGSEAQRGKVPEDIRQIHARNLDLSRKVLAMLPSTSSAIISTPSAAANKPIQEFTRVTTRNRQNPLIHNLLTDKPVFSSSLPLERVRSGKKGDAVSGETHVATLLKRGMPLTVYPDPTVSAWLPPGPGGPRLRLTDTCIDLPRLVYLINDSFNRELDVHHYLERVNEKLAGVIIAGEYEGGAILTWERPFGLDEATAYKTGRLVPYLDKFAVLKSRQGSGGVADVVFNAMVRGCFPEGVCWRSRQDNPVNKWYFERSLGTWKLKDTNWTMFWTTPHLPLSDPKLLDYEDVCREIEPSWADSKPPD, encoded by the exons ATGCGGGCTCCGGTGTTGAAGCAAGCGAGCAACCTGGTTGCGAGG GCACCTTTCGCTATTGACTCATATAGCCCGCCTAATTGCAGACTTTATCACCGCCCGCGGTTAGGCACTCACCAAGAGGAGGCATTGCAAAATGCACTGTCTGCAGTTCGCCACTCTTCGAGCTCCAAagccagagagagaaagcggGCGGAAGACAGG TTCCAGGACTTCATCGTATCTGTTCTAGAGGCATCGGCTACCCGTCGTGATGCCAAGGGATACCTTCAAAAATATGCTCCTCAGTCGGGCGACGGCGCATCCAAGAAGCGCAAAGCAGATGAGCTGCCAGGAGCAGCCGACCAGTCTTATTCGTCCATCCGAGTTGTCAACCAGGCACCGAAGTTCATTCAGGGTAGCGACAGCAAGGTCGAAACCACTGTTCCCCTTGATGAGCCCATCAACTTGGCTATTGTCAAGATACGTCTTCCGCAAGACATTGACGACGACATGCTGAGTGCCATCGCCAAGACCCTGACCCAGCTCAGAAAGCTCGGTCTCGTGAGTCTCATTGTCCTGGATGGAGGGCCAGCCTCGAACCGGAAACTGCTCCGTGAGCAATCTTGGCGGGCTCAACAAGCCGTTGAGACCTTTGGTGAACCCGGCTGCATTCTGCTTGACCAGTGTGTGGCCGATGCCGAATCACATACGCTTCAAACCCAGGGTTTTATGCCCTCCGGTGTTTATGTCCAGCATCCGCATCTCTTGATACGAGCGCTACAAGACAACGCTATTGTAATCGTGCCGCCTGTCACCATGGCCCACGATTTGAAGAGCATTGATGTGGTTGATGCCGACGAAACGATCGTTGCGCTTACCAAGTACTTTTGCGGGCTACAGTTCAACGCCTCCAATCAACCGATTGGCTCTCTGGGCTCCAATTTCAGTCCGGGCGTCAAGGTCGCTTCGGTTGAGAAGGTCATCATCCTGGATCCAGCCGGCGGCACACCCCTCTCTGACGTACACGATGACTCTTGTCATCGGtacatcaacctcgagcaGGAATTCGAAGGCATCATGTATGGACTCACACATCCTTCGGGGTCAGAAGCGCAGCGAGGCAAAGTTCCTGAAGACATACGGCAAATTCATGCCCGCAACCTTGACTTGTCAAGAAAGGTGCTTGCAATGTTACCCTCGACATCTTccgccatcatcagcaccccttctgctgctgcaaaCAAACCCATTCAGGAGTTCACCAGGGTCACGACTCGTAACAGGCAGAACCCCCTGATCCACAACCTACTGACGGACAAGCCTGTCTTCTCGTCATCACTACCCCTCGAGCGAGTCCGGTCAGGAAAGAAAGGCGATGCAGTGTCCGGCGAGACACATGTGGCAACTTTGCTCAAGCGCGGCATGCCTCTCACAGTGTACCCTGACCCTACAGTCAGTGCCTGGCTGCCGCctggccccggcggcccACGTCTGAGGCTCACAGACACCTGCATAGACCTGCCACGGCTAGTCTATCTTATCAATGATTCTTTCAACCGTGAGTTGGACGTTCATCATTATTTGGAGCGTGTCAACGAGAAGTTGGCTGGCGTCATCATTGCTGGGGAGTACGAAGGCGGAGCTATTCTGACGTGGGAGAGACCGTTTGGATTGGACGAGGCCACGGCTTACAAGACAGGACGCCTCGTTCCGTATCTGGACAAGTTTGCGGTGCTCAAAAGTCGCCAGGGTAGCGGCGGTGTCGCTGATGTGGTTTTCAACGCTATGGTGAGAGGCTGCTTCCCGGAGGGCGTTTGTTGGCGGAGTCGCCAAGACAACCCTGTCAACAAATGGTATTTCGAGAGATCACTGGGGACATGGAAGCTGAAGGACACCAACTGGACCATGTTTTGGACAACTCCCCATCTGCCACTGAGCGATCCGAAGTTGCTGGATTACGAGGACGTTTGCCGCGAGATTGAGCCATCTTGGGCAGATTCGAAGCCGCCAGATTGA
- a CDS encoding WD repeat domain-containing protein → MTLCPVSSGNSLPMICLGRISQVFYAEFFDVKFCPYQPLDASPIFAAVSKKHIVVCRLTATADDSNPCEIISIIRDDDAEARNYYCTWTRDAETGKPLLCYGGEDAKIKIYDIVESKLVNDVCDVVTSPIDPLIIASCSDDTTVRIWSLDPKHEKQPCLCILGGEGHYWSLLTLAWHDTGRYILSAGHDQIINLWTVPDLPTEPSDRPVEVHYPHFSTSEVHSSLVDCVSFFGDYILSRACHDDVIVLWKIEGFSSQDPPLPQSMAPTTINPANLTRSAFNLGVSAECPVPYTRLIEFQTPGCGPQFFMRFKLHFVPDQHPILAFCNASGKIYFWDFEQITGFHDYVNALRRPRRDGEEPVSKPAWLNAITHRSTGNAKSGLTVRERKAADKVHRTELEQVPELKDRFNQETLDMWNGKYGVSNPQVPLKPHKIENCGASTFVGRQVAWSPGGQWCVVVGSSNFALVLQRWAPSKKDA, encoded by the exons ATGACCCTGTGCCCGGTAAGCTCTGGGAACAGCCTTCCCATGATTTGTTTAGGCCGAATCTCACAAGTCTTCTACGCAGAGTTCTTCGACGTCAAATTTTGTCCGTACCAACCTTTGGATGCGAGCCCCATTTTCGCTGCCGTCAGCAAGAAGCAT ATAGTCGTTTGTCGCCTGACAGCAACCGCCGATGACTCCAATCCTTGTGAGATCATCAGCATAATTCGGGATGACGAT GCCGAGGCTAGAAACTACTATTGCACTTGGACCCGAGATGCCGAGACAGGAAAGCCACTGCTGTGCTACGGCGGTGAGGATGCCAAAATCAAAATTTACGACATAGTTGAGAGCAAGCTCGTCAAC GATGTTTGCGATGTGGTCACGTCGCCCATTGACCCCCTGATTATCGCCTCTTGTTCCGACGACACTACGGTCCGGATATGGAGCCTGGATCCAAAGCATGAAAAGCAGCCATGCCTGTGTATCCTTGGAGGCGAAGGCCACTACTGGAGCTTGCTCACACTG GCCTGGCATGACACAGGTCGTTATATCCTCTCTGCTGGTCACGATCAAATAATCAACCTG TGGACGGTGCCAGACCTCCCAACTGAGCCGAGTGACCGTCCAGTCGAGGTTCACTACCCTCACTTCTCTACGTCAGAGGTTCACAGCAGTCTCGTAGACTG CGTTTCTTTCTTCGGTGACTACATCCTCTCCCGAGCATGCCACGACGATGTCATCGTCCTGTGGAAGATTGAAGGCTTCTCATCCCAGGATCCGCCCCTGCCACAATCCATGGCCCCGACCACAATCAACCCAGCCAACCTTACTCGATCTGCCTTTAACCTGGGCGTCTCGGCGGAATGCCCAGTTCCCTACACTCGTCTGATTGAGTTCCAAACCCCTGGCTGCGGCCCGCAGTTCTTCATGCGGTTCAAGCTGCACTTCGTCCCTGACCAACATCCCATCCTGGCTTTCTGTAACGCCAGCGGCAAAATCTATTTTTGGGACTTTGAGCAGATCACCGGATTCCACGACTATGTCAACGCTCTcagacggccgaggagagacggcgaggagccCGTATCGAAACCAGCCTGGCTGAACGCAATTACTCACAGAAGCACTGGCAATGCCAAGTCGGGACTGACTGTcagggagaggaaggcggCTGACAAGGTCCATCGCACTGAACTCGAGCAGGTACCCGAGTTGAAGGACCGATTCAACCAAGAGACACTGGATATGTGGAATGGTAAATACGGCGTCAGCAACCCCCAAGTGCCCCTAAAGCCCCACAAGATTGAAAATTGTGGCGCGTCGACGTTTGTGGGTAGACAGGTGGCGTGGAGCCCGGGAGGCCAGTGGTGTGTCGTCGTGGGCAGCTCCAATTTCGCCTTGGTGCTGCAGAGATGGGCGCCGTCCAAGAAGGATGCATGA
- a CDS encoding DEAD/DEAH box helicase produces the protein MASTSRRDDYANPPLPDDDMIDPDDADLDDFDDPLGNTSSRQPLTGNIGSSSSSRPINENAWTSRIPGEDRAAPQNTIDESVWDTLRRDLLAVWAKMREVLYPKYLLGGTMFDADGIRGAYANIRGAGLSGAREEITGLASRFMDSEALLSQNNMTPGLRDWDLWGPLIFCLLLSLLLSFNARADQKDVVFSGVFAMIWIGEAVVTLQIKLLGGSISFAQSVCIIGYTLFPLVIAALLSAFGIPTVARVPVYLFLVAWSLAAGVSILGGSGVVKNRVGIALNFFDHDSPQKPSCADHPTTYLSSFREDPLLIFLPPVWLLKLLPASNFGAWLLTTASLYHLQSRAEETSTSLDDDTDDNETALPYQLIAMADDSQPGSPRSDPIDAKEDAETAAARKELKHTAISEKPFADGPTAETTPSGSQNEDHKERVSSPKKKRAHDQLDEDNDVDEADDKSVVSSDSAKDRASRLEPEKKRHRDEVATHTDTAGDISAPPAAAVDKKTQENVRNEGTSATSQDSAKDEKKGASTSAFASSGFAKLAASSASPFGSLGNGAKGSVFGGSASNTSPFGGPSPSKPAAASPAPTPTLSFGGAGGASSPFASVKPTGTNGGFGSAFGSAFGGGLGSKPLTSFSKTGESSFKTERAAKPFGAPDSDAEEGADDDADDDAEAVSESGDKEEREESDKEESKAVEDKKRTRLQKITVDDGEAGEATVLQVRAKIFYLEKEVGWKERGSGMLKINVPEACVQFDDAGLPIPGSFDASGLEEDPEAGDSSGHKVVRLIMRQDQTHRILLNTVILPAMQFQEKATLKSVGVMFTAFEGAEAKPVSVHVRMSAASAKSFLNEVGMVQRELSGN, from the exons ATGGCATCTACAAGCAGGCGAGATGACTACGCCAATCCTCCCTTGCCTGACGACGACATGATCGACCCCGACGATG CTGATCTTGACGACTTTGACGACCCTCTCGGCAACACATCGTCGCGGCAACCGCTGACAGGCAACATCggctcgagctcctcgtcgcggccgaTTAATGAGAACGCCTGGACCTCCAGGATACCTGGCGAAGACCGCGCTGCGCCTCAAAACACAATCGACGAGTCGGTCTGGGACACCCTCCGCCGTGACCTGCTCGCTGTCTGGGCTAAGATGAGGGAGGTTCTGTACCCCAAATACCTACTTGGGGGAACCATGTTCGATGCTGATGGAATCCGGGGCGCATACGCGAACATTCGTGGGGCTGGGCTGTCCGGCGCCCGCGAGGAGATCACCGGTTTGGCCAGTCGCTTCATGGATTCGGAGGCGCTTCTGTCGCAGAACAACATGACGCCGGGCCTACGTGACTGGGATCTTTGGGGTCCTCTCATATTCTGTCTACTCCTCAGTCTTCTTCTAAGTTTCAACGCACGAGCCGACCAAAAGGACGTTGTATTCAGTGGGGTCTTTGCCATGATCTGGATCGGAGAGGCAGTTGTGACGCTGCAGATCAAGCTGCTGGGAGGCAGCAT CTCCTTCGCTCAAAGCGTCTGCATCATCGGATACACTTTGTTTCCCTTGGTAATCGCGGCGCTCCTCTCGGCCTTTGGCATTCCCACTGTCGCCCGTGTTCCTGTGTACCTGTTTCTTGTCGCATGGTCTTTGGCCGCTGGCGTAAGCATtttgggcggcagcggcgtggTGAAGAACCGAGTTGGCATCGCG CTGAACTTCTTCGACCACGACTCCCCCCAAAAGCCCAGTTGCGCCGACCACCCAACGAC ATACCTCTCATCTTTTAGAGAGGACCCACTACTTATTTTTCTGCCTCCTGTGTGGCTCCTCAAATTGTTACCTGCCAGTAATTTCGGCGCTTGGCTGCTTACCACCGCCTCGCTCTACCATCTGCAAAGTCGGGCAGAAGAAACCTCTACATCACTTGACGACGAcaccgacgacaacgaaACCGCTTTGCCTTACCAACTTATCGCAATGGCCGACGACTCTCAGCCCGGCAGTCCAAGGTCCGACCCGATCGACGCAAAGGAGGACGCCGAAACCGCTGCTGCCCGCAAGGAACTGAAGCATACGGCTATTTCAGAGAAGCCTTTCGCGGATGGCCCCACCGCCGAGACCACACCCTCCGGGTCGCAAAACGAGGACCATAAGGAGCGCGTCTCGTCACCAAAGAAGAAGCGGGCGCATGACCAGTTAGACGAAGACAACGACGTTGATGAGGCTGACGACAAGAGCGTTGTCTCGAGTGACTCGGCTAAGGACAGGGCTTCGCGATTGGAgcccgagaagaagagacaCAGAGACGAGGTTGCCACCCATACTGACACTGCGGGCGATATTTCC GCGCCGCcagctgccgccgtcgacaagaagacgcAGGAAAACGTCAGAAACGAAGGCACATCTGCGACATCACAAGACTCTgccaaggacgagaagaagggagcGTCGACCTCTGCTTTTGCTAGCTCAGGCTTTGCCAAACTGGCTGCCTCGAGTGCATCCCCGTTCGGTTCGTTGGGAAATGGGGCCAAGGGGAGCGTCTTCGGCGGCTCAGCATCAAACACCTCGCCCTTTGGCGGCCCGTCGCCTTCCAagcctgccgccgcctcccctgCCCCTACACCCACTCTAAGTTTTGGCGGTGCAGGCGGAGCATCTTCGCCCTTCGCCAGCGTTAAGCCTACTGGCACGAATGGCGGTTTTGGCTCTGCCTTTGGCAGtgcctttggcggcggcctgggcaGCAAGCCCCTCACCAGCTTTTCCAAAACGGGCGAGTCTTCATTCAAAACCGAAAGAGCAGCCAAACCATTCGGCGCGCCCGATAGcgacgccgaagagggcgccgacgatgacgccgacgatgacgccgaggcTGTTTCTGAATCTGGCGACaaggaggaaagagaagagTCCGACAAGGAGGAATCCAAGGCCGTGGAGGATAAGAAAAGAACCAGGCTGCAGAAGA TCActgtcgacgatggcgaggccGGTGAGGCGACCGTGCTCCAGGTCAGAGCCAAGATATTCTATTTGGAAAAAGAAGTCGGCTGGAAGGAGCGTGGATCTGGCATGCTCAAAATCAACGTACCCGAGGCGTGTGTTCAGTTTGACGACGCTGGACTGCCGATACCTGGCTCTTTTGACGCATCGGGGCTGGAAGAGGACCCCGAGGCCGGTGACAGCAGCGGTCACAAGGTGGTTCGTCTCATCATGAGACAGGACCAAACACACAGAATTCTTCTGAACACGGTCATCCTTCCCGCTATGCAGTTCCAGGAGAAGGCGACGTTGAAGTCTGTCGGTGTCATGTTCACGGCCTTCGAAGGTGCGGAGGCCAAGCCTGTAAGCGTTCATGTCAGG ATGAGCGCTGCTAGTGCAAAGTCATTCCTTAATGAGGTGGGAATGGTACAGAGAGAGCTCTCAGGAAACTGA
- a CDS encoding Bin/amphiphysin/Rvs domain for vesicular trafficking, protein MDFKNFGKNITSFGASITPFASRTFQYTKEQLGQAEDKTQLPPDYIDLEKRVDALKQVHQKMLAVTSQYSNEAYDYPPNIKETFQDLGRTVSEKVTLLSSAASPAEAQAALTAPPTAKPQPKTFNHAIARASLSSSQVLHQQHTGAGEDPLATALEKYALAMERVGEARMAQDAQIQSRFLAGWNTTLNTNLKFATRARQNVEKSRLTLDAAKARAHGTTWKIGPGSPRPEEPQPQELSPEAQEEIEKAEDEFVTQTEEAVGVMKNVLDTPEPLRNLADLIAAQIEYHKRAYEILSELAPVVDGLQVEQEVSRASNYDV, encoded by the exons ATGGATTTCAAAAACTTCGGAAAGAACATTAC CTCCTTCGGGGCCTCCATTACCCCCTTCGCCTCCCGTACCTTTCAGTACACCAAGGAACAGCTTGGCCAAGCTGAGGACAAG ACCCAACTCCCTCCTGACTAcatcgacctcgagaagcGAGTCGACGCTCTCAAGCAGGTCCATCAGAAGATGCTGGCTGTGAC CTCTCAATACTCGAACGAGGCCTATGACTACCCTCCCAACATCAAGGAGACCTTCCAGGATCTCGGCCGCACCGTTAGTGAGAAGGTCACTCTCCTCTCTTCCGCCGCCTCTCCTGCCGAGGCTCAAGCCGCCCTCACGGCCCCTCCTACTGCGAAGCCTCAGCCAAAGACATTCAACCATGCCATTGCCAGAGCCAGTCTGTCAAGCAGCCAGGTCCTGCACCAACAGCACACCGGCGCAGGGGAGGACCCCTTGGCTACGGCACTCGAGAAGTATGCCTTGGCTATGGAGCGCGTTGGCGAGGCCCGCATGGCCCAGGACGCCCAAATCCAGAGTCGCTTTCTTGCTGGCTGGAACACGACCCTGAACACCAACCTCAAGTTCGCGACTCGTGCCCGCCAGAACGTCGAGAAGTCACGCTTGACGCTCGATGCTGCAAAGGCCCGCGCCCACGGTACTACCTGGAAGATCGGTCCCGGCTCCCCTCGTCCGGAGGAGCCCCAGCCTCAGGAGTTGAGCCCCGAGGCTCAGGAGGAAatcgagaaggccgaggacgagttcgTCACGCAGACCGAGGAGGCTGTTGGTGTTATGAAGAAC GTTCTCGATACCCCCGAGCCTCTCCGCAACCTTGCCGACTTGATTGCTGCCCAGATCGAGTACCACAAGCGGGCCTACGAGATCCTGAGTGAACTCGCTCCCGTCGTGGATGGCCTGCAGGTTGAGCAGGAGGTTAGTCGCGCCTCGAACTACGACGTTTAA
- a CDS encoding Potassium voltage-dependent transporter has product MSQQSFAMEQTFMTIHSTDPSAAILFVSDSVFDILGYTPQEVQGKSCFDFFHPDEVPFARSIHSRGVLLDKAAVLHYVRIMSRDGQWVSCECCFTVVHDVLVACTSIYRRGEKSDRRAAEAPQIRRLFSSSPRDPRYHMLEHLSPKFRMPAVEREPRAALILNRFTRTLTVMFATNAVSSILGVRPDQIKDKSFYECIQENCLPDAIRCLESAKANDSIAYLRFWYRDPRRPEDFDEEDDGEHNSGNSSDSDGGGVQLDGQLDGHMDIDDNDDNGSGPHIKQEDQSRPDMSNHSSATHTATTNTSGSSSESQPSAATSAPFVNGAAAQSSSAAERVRNRRREPPPPFELEAVVSCTSDGLVVVIRKARPPIPAPHAPLVVPTYTNGLFAAPWGQHPIRPQVPQEMLYTFRPPLMPQYMPLRDNVMAGGGPPVDHLMSSIRDVAVFAWALVGINGNLATYTRGMPRDQAQPDGLPIWDPSAGSASYLGPENQAVRRWTNYDKEKGFGSTSYQQPYSHGASSGYGHAPQSGANNYIYSQPPPPPPPTWPGLQPAYTSAFDSFANNNHHQDNQQHNPHHQHNHAHHSHPGYYQPHQHHQYQQQQQQPHGFGHQTPLQGESWGDTPPAYNGQGHTNGHPNGHPNGQSNGHSNLRPGNSTGNNESSQGYRYPWQ; this is encoded by the exons ATGAGCCAACAGTCATTTGCCATGGAGCAAACGTTTATGACGATTCATTCCACGGACCCCAGCGCTGCCATTCTGTTCGTATCCGACTCGGTATTCGACATACTGGGCTACACCCCTCAAGAGGTGCAGGGGAAGTCATGCTTCGATTTCTTTCATCCTGACGAGGTTCCCTTCGCTCGTTCCATTCACAGTCGCGGCGTCCTTCTGGACAAGGCCGCCGTACTCCACTATGTTCGCATCATGTCGCGCGACGGCCAGTGGGTGAGCTGCGAGTGTTGCTTCACTGTCGTCCATGATGTCCTGGTTGCTTGTACCAGCATCTATCGACGAGGTGAAAAGAGCGACA GACGAGCCGCCGAAGCCCCCCAGATCCGTCGACTTTTCTCGAGCTCTCCTCGAGACCCCCGTTACCACATGCTGGAGCATCTCTCACCCAAGTTTCGGATGCCTGCGGTCGAGCGCGAACCTCGTGCAGCCCTCATTTTAAACAGATTCACCCGCACGCTGACAGTCATGTTTGCGACTAATGCCGTGTCCTCCATTCTCGGCGTTCGACCAGACCAAATCAAGGACAAGAGCTTCTACGAGTGCATCCAGGAGAATTGCCTGCCGGATGCTATCAGGTGTCTCGAGAGTGCAAAGGCCAACGACTCCATTGCCTACCTGAGGTTCTGGTACAGAGATCCGCGCCGACCTGAAGATTtcgacgaagaggatgacGGAGAGCACAACAGCGGAAACTCGAGTGATTCCGATGGTGGCGGTGTTCAACTCGATGGTCAGCTCGACGGCCACATGGATATTGACGACAATGATGACAACGGCAGTGGCCCTCATATCAAGCAAGAGGACCAGAGCCGGCCTGACATGTCAAACCACAGCTCCGCGACGCATACGGCGACCACAAATACCTCGGGTTCGAGCAGCGAATCACAGCCTTCTGCAGCCACTTCGGCTCCGTTTGTTAATGGCGCGGCAGCTCAGTCATCCTCCGCTGCGGAGCGCGTAAGAAACCGTCGTCGAGAGCCGCCTCCGCCCTTTGAGCTGGAAGCTGTCGTATCATGCACGTCGGACGGACTTGTGGTCGTGATCCGCAAGGCGCGCCCCCCGATTCCGGCGCCTCATGCGCCGCTGGTCGTGCCCACTTATACCAATGGCCTTTTTGCCGCACCTTGGGGACAGCATCCGATCCGGCCACAAGTTCCGCAGGAGATGCTCTACACGTTCAGGCCTCCTCTTATGCCCCAGTACATGCCTCTGCGCGACAACGTGATGGCTGGTGGAGGCCCGCCAGTCGATCACCTCATGAGCTCCATCAGAGACGTTGCTGTGTTTGCATGGGCACTGGTGGGAATCAATGGCAATTTAGCCACGTACACGCGAGGAATGCCGCGTGATCAAGCTCAGCCTGACGGGCTGCCTATCTGGGATCCGAGTGCTGGAAGTGCCTCGTATCTTGGACCGGAGAACCAGGCGGTCCGTCGTTGGACGAACTATGACAAAGAAAAAGGCTTCGGCTCGACGTCATATCAACAACCATACTCTCATGGTGCCTCGTCGGGCTATGGCCATGCCCCCCAAAGTGGCGCGAACAACTACATTTACTcacagccgccgccgccgccaccgcccaCGTGGCCTGGTCTGCAGCCTGCGTATACATCCGCTTTCGACTCGTTCGCAAACAACAACCATCACCAAGACAATCAGCAACATAATCCACACCATCAGCACAACCATGCTCATCATAGTCATCCTGGTTACTATCAGCCgcatcaacatcatcaatatcaacagcaacagcaacaaccgCATGGCTTTGGTCACCAGACACCGCTGCAGGGCGAGTCATGGGGTGATACACCACCCGCGTACAACGGCCAAGGACACACCAATGGGCATCCCAATGGACATCCGAACGGCCAATCCAACGGACATTCTAACCTTCGGCCAGGCAATTCGACTGGAAACAATGAGTCATCTCAAGGCTATCGGTACCCGTGGCAGTAG